TGTCAACTTTAATCGAATGGATAAAGTTATGGTCATTAATCCAAAAACATATATGGAATAGAGGGGAAGCATGCGAAAAATATTTTTTAGTCTATTCTTTTTTGCTAGCATCGTTTTGGAATCCACCTTTTTCTCCTATATACGAATTTTAGGCGTGGTTCCGAATATAACCATGATACTAGTGATTTGCTTTGCACTTTACTATGAAGAGAAAAACGGTGCAATGATAGGGTTTTCTGCTGGGATTATTAAAGATATTATTATAGGAAGAGTAGTAGGAATAAGCGCATTGACATTTATGGCAATCGGCTTTTTAGTAGGTTATTATAATCGGAAAGTTTTTGCCGAAAACATCACAACTCCTTTTGTATTGACGGTTCTTTGTACACTTCTCCATGAAAGTGTTATGCTGATGGTCCTCTTTTTAGGAGGACATCCAATTCAGCTTGGTATGATCGTAAATAGAATTTACTTACATCAAACATTTTTGAATGCATTAATTGCGATACCAACCTATGTGCTGATAAGTCAAGTGTTACATAGCCATTTTCTAAGAAAATCTTATTAAGGATGATTTAAGAATGAATTTGAAAGAAACAAAAACACGGTTTTTATTGATGACTGCTATGATATTACTGTTTTTCCTAATCATTATCTTTCGATTAGCAAGTTTAATGATAGCGGAAGGCGAAACACATCGAGAATATGCAGAAAACAGAATTGTCAAAAGCTTACCGATTAGTGCACCTAGAGGAGAGATAAGGGATCGCTATGGAAGACTTTTGGCTGGAAATCGACCGAGTTTTTCAGTGGAAATATCAAAAAATGAAATGATTGATGATAGAATTAATGAAATTAGCGCAGAATTGACACGAATATTTAATTCTAATAACGATCAGTACATTGATGACTTTCCAATTATTATGATGGAACATGGTCATATTTTTGAATTTGATCAAAAAATAGAGCAATGGAAAGAAGACTATGATATTCCATCGAGATACAATGCGAAAGAAACATTTGATCTTTTGCGAATACGATATGAAATAGATGAATCAGATCCTGTAGAAGTACAGCAGCGACTCTTGGCTATCCCGGAGTTAACAGTTCCAATCTCTATTAGAACATGGAAATTTACTGAAGAAATGAGGAAAGAACAATGGTTTGATCAAATGCGCATACCTGATGAGTTGGAGAGTGCTTCAGAAGTTTTTGAGTGGCTGCGAGATGAAAAATTTCTCATACCAAAGAACTACTCAGATCAACGAGCGAGAGATATTATGGCGATAAGAGAACAAATTGAAACACAGCTGCCAGGATTCATGCAATATCAACCAATCAAGGTAGCTCAAGATATTTCATCTGCATCCGTAAGCCTTATTGAAGAAATGAGTTATGAGTTGCCTGGAGTGAATATTGTTGTTGAACCAGTAAGAACATATCCTAATAACAGTGTAGCTGCGCATATCCTTGGAAACCTGGGAAAAATATCGGACCAAAGTGAAATTGAATACTATATCAATGAAAAAGGATATTTACCAAGTGATATCATAGGGAAAACTGGTATAGAGCATAAATTCGAAAGTAAGTTGAAAGGTAAAGATGGTTCTCAGCGTGTCATGGTAGATTCTAGAGGAAGGCTTGTAAGGGTATTAGAAAAAGAGGAAGCAATTCCCGGTGATACAATCCAGTTAACAATAGATATGGAGTTTCAAAAGCGTGTGGAAGAAATACTAGAAGATGTTCTACAAACCATTCAAACTGGAGGGACTTATCAAACACCGTGGGGAACAAATGACTTGGTAAGCAGACAGGGGCCGCGAAAAAATGCAACATCAGGATCGGTTGTTGTAACGGATGTTAAGACTGGCGAAATACTTGCTATGGCTAATTATCCAGCTTATGACCCTAATCTGTTTGTTACAGGTATTAGTAATGATGACTGGGAAAAGGTAATGCCGGAAAATCCAAGAGATCCTTTAGCGCCAAGACCTTTGTTGAACATTGCTATGTCGACGGCTGTGCAGCCAGGCTCAACATATAAAATGTTAACAGGGCTAGCGGCAATAGATAATGGTTTAAGCCCCGGCTATCAAATACTGGATCGTGGATATATTCAAGTAGGAGAGCATTCTTTTGGAAATTGGCTTTGGAATCAAAGTAGGCAGACAATGGGTTATCAAAATTTGTATGAAGCAATTGCAGATTCAAACAATTACTATTTTTATTCAATTGCTAACGCTTATGATTACAGTAGAAACAGACCATTACCCTATAATATGGATGTAGAAACATTAATAGATTATGCACATATGTTTGGACTTAATGATGCAACGGGCATAGAAATTGATCGACCAAGAGAACAAAGAGGCGGGGTCCCAAATCCTGAATCAAAGCTTAGAATGACTAAGGCAGTGCTGAGAAATCACTTAAATAGACTATTGACCGAAGAAGATTTTGAATCAGAGTTAGTTGACGGTAATTCTGAAACCATAAGCGAGGCGATTGAATTTTTAGTCGATTTGGCGGAAGAAAATCCACCAAGATATGAGGTTTACCAATATGTAAGAGAAGTTGGTATAAAAGAAAGCAGAGCAAATGCTATCACAGATCTTGTGAAGTATAGTTACTATAATCAGGCAAACTGGAGTATTGCTGACACAATGAATTTTTCCATAGGTCAGGGAAGTCATGCGTATACACCCCTTCAAATGACAAACTATATGGCAATGCTAGCGAATGGTGGCATTAGGAATCCATTAACCGTTGTTAAAAATAGTTCTTCTCAGGAAGAAGGCAAAGTAATACCATTGAACAATTCCGACAATCTGTTCCACATACACAGAGGTATGTACGAAGCAACGGTCAGTGGTGGTGCCAGACGTTATTTTCAAGATTTTCCCATTAAGGTAGCCGCTAAAACAGGAACAGCTCAACGAGAAGGAAAAATTCCGCCGATAGATGAGGTGGAATACTTATTGGAAAATTTACGACGCTTTAATGTGGATGAATCCTCTGTAATTGAAGAGACAGAAAGACTAATGGATGAAAATCGTGATCAACATCAGTATCAGGATAAAGGTTATGCGATGCGAATGGCGATAAGAAACTTAAACCCATCGTTAACCAACCGAGACTTGGACGAATACAAGGAAGATTATGACAATTTTTCCTGGTTTACTGGCTTTGCTCCTTATGAAGATCCAGAAATTGCTATTTCTGTATTAATATTTCAAGGAGGTGCTGGTGGCTATGGGGCACCAGTCTTTAGAGAAGTTGTAGCAGAATATATGGGGTTAAACGCCGAGAATGAAAATGATAATCATATGTTGAATAGTTTTATGACACGCTAATATGTTTTCTAGAGCTAGTAATATCTAAAAGAGAATAAAATAGCAATGAGGAAAAGTTGATGGGAAGGAGGTGGATTGCAATGATGAATAAAGACGGTAAAATTGAGCTAAAGGGTACAGGAGAGGGTTTAGTCATTAGAGTTCATGTTGATGGCAGTCTTGAACCGGTAAAAGAAATGATACAAAGTAAAATAGATGAGAATCCTTCTTTTTATACAAAAGCTACATTGGCAGAACTTACATGTGAATATTTATTACCTAAGGCTCATGATGAACTGAAACAATGGCTGTTTGATAAATATCAGATGACTCCTCCTCAAAAAAGAAGAAAAAAAATTCCGGATGATTGTTCCTTGGATTCCAGCATGAATCTGGAGCCAATTGAGTGGGACAAAAGATTAGATCAAGAAAAAGCAAATGACACAAAATTTGTTGAAGGAACAGTTCGATCCGGGCAAAAGATACATAGTTCGGGTAATATTATTGTATTAGGAGATGTAAATCCTGGAGCTGAACTGGTGGCAAAAGGTAATATCGTTGTTATGGGTAGCTTTAGAGGAATAGCACATGCTGGTTCTGAAGGGAATGAAAACGCTTTTGTTGCAGCGCTTGTTCTCCAGCCAACACAGCTTAGGATTCATCAGGTAATTACCAGATCACCAGATGATGATTTGGAAAAATCAAAAACACCTGAAGTTGCTCGTTTAAAAGATAATGCAATTTGTGTGGAACCTTTTTTTATTAAAAATTATGGATAAAGCAGGAGGGGTAATATGGGAGAAGTATTAGTCATTACATCGGGAAAAGGTGGTGTTGGCAAAACGACAACCACAGCCAATTTAGGAACAGGGTTAGCTCAGATGGGAAAAAAAGTAGTTGTGATAGATGCGGACATAGGTCTTAGAAATTTGGATGTAGTTCTTGGCTTAGAAAATCGAATTGTTTATGATTTAGTGGATGTAGTAGAAGGAACATGTAGACTTAGGCAAGCTCTTATAAAAGACAAAAGATTGCCGGAACTATACTTACTTCCAGCAGCGCAGACTCGTGACAAAAACGCAATTAACCCTGAGCAGATGGAATCACTTCATGCAGATTTGAAAGAAATCTTCGATTTTATTTTGGTAGATTGTCCGGCGGGCATAGAACAAGGATTTAAAAATGCCATAGCGGGAGCTGATAGAGCTCTTGTTGTTACAACACCTGAAATATCAGCTGTTAGAGATGCAGATCGTATTATTGGACTCTTAGAGGCTTCTGAAATAAGGAATCCAAAATTAATTGTAAACCGATTAAAAATTGATATGGTAAAACGTGGAGATATGATGAATATTGAAGATATGCTTGATATACTTGCTATTGATTTACTTGGTGTTATCCCAGATGATCCCGAAATTGTCATATCGACCAACAGAGGTGAGCCAGTTGTTACCAAACCTAGCTCCTGCGCAGGACAGGCGTACAATAATATAGCAAAAAGAATTTGTGGAGACGATGTCCCATTATTAGATTTGGAAACTCAAGAAGGTTTTATTCATAAACTGAGAAAAATGTTTGGAATCGCGAAGTAATGTGAAGATATGAAAGGGGGACCAATCATGGATTTTTTTAAGTTTTTTACGGGAGAAAGTAAAAAAAGTAAGAACGTAGCAAAAGAACGTTTAAAGTTGGTTCTAGTACATGACAGAGCTGACTGCTCACAAGATTTTCTTAATGAAATAAAAGAAGATTTAATTAACGTAATATCAGACTATATGGTAATTGATGAAGAAGAGTTGGATATTAAAATTACTCGTACAAAACGCGAATCAGATGAGGCAACCATGCCGGCCTTAGTAGCGAACATACCTATAAAGCATATGAAAGACCGGAAACGATAACGAAGAAATATACGACAGAGGAGATAGATTCCGTTAATGAATTTGGAAAAATTACTAAAAAAAGTTGAAAAGCCAGCTCAGTATTTGGGAAATGAGTTCAATAGCGTAAAGAAAGAGATAACAAAAGATACCCTTCGCTTTGCCTGGTGCTTTCCTGATCTATATGAAATAGGGATGAGTCACTTGGGAAGCGTGATTATGTACCATTTGATCAATGAAAAAACAGAAGCCTATTGCGAAAGATTTTACATGCCAGCAGAGGATATGACTCAACAGTTGCTAGATAACCATTTGAAATTGTTTAGTCTTGAAACAAAATCAGTGATGAAGGAATTTGATTTGGTAGGATTTACACTTCAATACGAGTTGAGTTATACAAATATTTTACACATGCTTAGACTATCTGATATTCCTTACCTTGCTTCGGATAGAACAGAAGAAGATCCAATCATTATTATGGGCGGTCCTTGTGCCTATAATCCTGAACCAATTGCAAGGATTGCTGATATTATTGTAATCGGTGAAGCGGAAGAAGTAATCTTGGATATACTAAAAATATACAAGAATTATCGAAACAAGAAAACAGATTTCTTGGAAGAAGTTGCTATGGTAGAAGGGGTGTACATTCCTTCATTCTACTATATGGAAAAGCAAAAAGAAAACGCTCTCTTAATACCGTTACCCAATCATCCGAGAGTTCCCTCTAAAATCACAAAAAGATTTATTAAGGATCTGGATAAAGCTTATTACCCTCAAAAGCCTTTGATGCCACATATGAAGACCGTTCATGACCGTGCAACCATCGAATTATTCAGAGGTTGTATAAGAGGATGTCGTTTCTGTCAGGCAGGAATGGTCTACAGACCAGTTCGGGAGAAAAGCAAAGAAAAACTGATAACTGACACAAAGAATATTATTAAAAATACAGGTTACGAAGAATTATCACTGACATCGCTAAGTACCAGTGATTATTCTCATTTAAATGAACTAGCAGATGAACTTATGCATGATCTGGAAAAAGATAGAATCGGTTTTTCGCTACCT
This genomic interval from Tindallia magadiensis contains the following:
- the mreD gene encoding rod shape-determining protein MreD codes for the protein MRKIFFSLFFFASIVLESTFFSYIRILGVVPNITMILVICFALYYEEKNGAMIGFSAGIIKDIIIGRVVGISALTFMAIGFLVGYYNRKVFAENITTPFVLTVLCTLLHESVMLMVLFLGGHPIQLGMIVNRIYLHQTFLNALIAIPTYVLISQVLHSHFLRKSY
- a CDS encoding penicillin-binding transpeptidase domain-containing protein, whose product is MNLKETKTRFLLMTAMILLFFLIIIFRLASLMIAEGETHREYAENRIVKSLPISAPRGEIRDRYGRLLAGNRPSFSVEISKNEMIDDRINEISAELTRIFNSNNDQYIDDFPIIMMEHGHIFEFDQKIEQWKEDYDIPSRYNAKETFDLLRIRYEIDESDPVEVQQRLLAIPELTVPISIRTWKFTEEMRKEQWFDQMRIPDELESASEVFEWLRDEKFLIPKNYSDQRARDIMAIREQIETQLPGFMQYQPIKVAQDISSASVSLIEEMSYELPGVNIVVEPVRTYPNNSVAAHILGNLGKISDQSEIEYYINEKGYLPSDIIGKTGIEHKFESKLKGKDGSQRVMVDSRGRLVRVLEKEEAIPGDTIQLTIDMEFQKRVEEILEDVLQTIQTGGTYQTPWGTNDLVSRQGPRKNATSGSVVVTDVKTGEILAMANYPAYDPNLFVTGISNDDWEKVMPENPRDPLAPRPLLNIAMSTAVQPGSTYKMLTGLAAIDNGLSPGYQILDRGYIQVGEHSFGNWLWNQSRQTMGYQNLYEAIADSNNYYFYSIANAYDYSRNRPLPYNMDVETLIDYAHMFGLNDATGIEIDRPREQRGGVPNPESKLRMTKAVLRNHLNRLLTEEDFESELVDGNSETISEAIEFLVDLAEENPPRYEVYQYVREVGIKESRANAITDLVKYSYYNQANWSIADTMNFSIGQGSHAYTPLQMTNYMAMLANGGIRNPLTVVKNSSSQEEGKVIPLNNSDNLFHIHRGMYEATVSGGARRYFQDFPIKVAAKTGTAQREGKIPPIDEVEYLLENLRRFNVDESSVIEETERLMDENRDQHQYQDKGYAMRMAIRNLNPSLTNRDLDEYKEDYDNFSWFTGFAPYEDPEIAISVLIFQGGAGGYGAPVFREVVAEYMGLNAENENDNHMLNSFMTR
- the minC gene encoding septum site-determining protein MinC, with the translated sequence MMNKDGKIELKGTGEGLVIRVHVDGSLEPVKEMIQSKIDENPSFYTKATLAELTCEYLLPKAHDELKQWLFDKYQMTPPQKRRKKIPDDCSLDSSMNLEPIEWDKRLDQEKANDTKFVEGTVRSGQKIHSSGNIIVLGDVNPGAELVAKGNIVVMGSFRGIAHAGSEGNENAFVAALVLQPTQLRIHQVITRSPDDDLEKSKTPEVARLKDNAICVEPFFIKNYG
- the minD gene encoding septum site-determining protein MinD, producing MGEVLVITSGKGGVGKTTTTANLGTGLAQMGKKVVVIDADIGLRNLDVVLGLENRIVYDLVDVVEGTCRLRQALIKDKRLPELYLLPAAQTRDKNAINPEQMESLHADLKEIFDFILVDCPAGIEQGFKNAIAGADRALVVTTPEISAVRDADRIIGLLEASEIRNPKLIVNRLKIDMVKRGDMMNIEDMLDILAIDLLGVIPDDPEIVISTNRGEPVVTKPSSCAGQAYNNIAKRICGDDVPLLDLETQEGFIHKLRKMFGIAK
- the minE gene encoding cell division topological specificity factor MinE — translated: MMDFFKFFTGESKKSKNVAKERLKLVLVHDRADCSQDFLNEIKEDLINVISDYMVIDEEELDIKITRTKRESDEATMPALVANIPIKHMKDRKR
- a CDS encoding TIGR03960 family B12-binding radical SAM protein, encoding MNLEKLLKKVEKPAQYLGNEFNSVKKEITKDTLRFAWCFPDLYEIGMSHLGSVIMYHLINEKTEAYCERFYMPAEDMTQQLLDNHLKLFSLETKSVMKEFDLVGFTLQYELSYTNILHMLRLSDIPYLASDRTEEDPIIIMGGPCAYNPEPIARIADIIVIGEAEEVILDILKIYKNYRNKKTDFLEEVAMVEGVYIPSFYYMEKQKENALLIPLPNHPRVPSKITKRFIKDLDKAYYPQKPLMPHMKTVHDRATIELFRGCIRGCRFCQAGMVYRPVREKSKEKLITDTKNIIKNTGYEELSLTSLSTSDYSHLNELADELMHDLEKDRIGFSLPSLRLDNMTLEILKQVQRVRKSGLTFAPEAGSQRLRDVINKGIEEEDLIDSVTQAYEAGWSQVKLYFMIGLPTETMKDVEAIFDLVSKLDHEVYHKRKPEHKHPLRISVSVSNFVPKPFTPFQWVAQDSRKKLKEKHQFLKEKFKHKRTIQFNYHDSETSFLEGVFARGDRNLSEVLIKAYEKGCRFDGWMEHFDFSKWLQAFEEVGVNPEKYIQEIEEFDQTLPWDHIDPFVSKEFLLKEFERAKVAKKTPHCRQQCTACGLHTVEGGGVCP